Proteins encoded within one genomic window of Platichthys flesus chromosome 13, fPlaFle2.1, whole genome shotgun sequence:
- the LOC133967501 gene encoding FERM, ARHGEF and pleckstrin domain-containing protein 1-like, with protein sequence MVEPDPEQMASGAGQRLGAPETLGISTLDPGHRPPAMPAGRHVTIRVRMLDDTEELFDISQKASGKVLFDLVCSHMNLIEGDYFGLEFQNHQKMMVWLDHIKPIIKQLRRPKQTILRFAVKFFPPDHAQLLEELTRYLFALQIKQDLSSGRLTCNDSSAALIVSHIIQSEIGDFEESQCRSHLLNNNYIPDQMPLIDKIMEFHSKNIGHTPSESDYQLLEVARRLEMYGIRLHPAKDREGTGLGLSVGHTGVLVIQGHTRINAFNWSKVRKLSFKRKRFLIKLRPDLNSSYQDTLEFLMASRDCCKVFWKICVEYHAFFRLFEEPKAKPKPVLFTRGSSFRFSGRTQKQVIDHVRESEFKKIPFERKHSRVQHNSRLSPLPSPRHHEVPTERGPPPMDRVDPPPQRHWKESVLVSAEDASRPTRASPSHQTNGHEDRTGSVSRTEETRGSTRQIHQEPQSTAVASNSPHLSASSAHSHGMVNGQKSLELCGHSPDGRLPSPLTSPLLNDACSVRTDDEDEVRRKRFPTDRAYFIAKELLTTERTYLKDLEVITVSFQSAVGEDEATPDSLKSTVHSTFEPLHKFHAGFLKEVEQRLAMWEGRSNAHIKGDYQRIGDVMLKNLQGLKPLTANLHKQSEVLLELEKASRASRKVEGLCRDFELQKVCYVPLNVFILRPLHRLVHYKQILERLCKHYTATHVDFRDSRAALADVSEVVELLQGSLIKMENFQKLLELKKDLIGIDNLVVPGREFIRLGCLSKLSGKGLQQRMFFLFNDVILYTSRGMTTTNQFKVHGQLPLHGMKVRESEDEWGVPHAFTLVGERLSVVVAASSVKEMEKWMDDIKTAIEMAQTSNGTSSDLVTCKLTDNKCPEDSQAEVESEDDMAALPHAAPERPTPHRGNTMVHVCWHRNTSVSMVDFSIAVENQLSGNLLRKFKNSNGWQKLWVVFTNFSLFFYKSHQDDYPLASLPLLGYSVTVPTDTENIHKDYVFKLQFKSHVYYFRTESEYTFERWMEVIRSATVPSSRARFLNNKESHLH encoded by the exons CAAAAAGCCTCGGGCAAAGTGCTGTTTGACCTGGTGTGTTCCCACATGAACCTCATCGAGGGCGACTACTTTGGCTTGGAGTTTCAGAACCATCAAAAGATGATG GTTTGGTTGGATCACATCAAGCCCATTATCAAGCAGCTCAGAC GACCGAAGCAGACGATCCTGAGGTTTGCCGTGAAGTTCTTCCCTCCAGACCACGCACAGCTACTGGAGGAGTTGACGAG gtaCCTGTTTGCCCTCCAGATCAAACAGGACCTCTCCTCTGGACGTCTGACCTGCAACGACAGCAGCGCGGCACTGATCGTCTCCCACATTATCCAGT CTGAGATTGGGGACTTCGAGGAGAGTCAGTGCCGGTCGCACCTCCTCAACAACAACTACATCCCCGATCAAATGCCCCTGATCGACAAGATCATGGAGTTTCACTCAAAGAATAT aggTCACACACCTTCAGAATCAGACTATCAGTTACTAGAAGTGGCGCGTCGGCTGGAGATGTACGGGATCCGCCTTCACCCTGCCAAGGATCGTGAGGGCACGGGTTTAGGCTTGTCCGTGGGGCACACCGGGGTCCTGGTCATTCAG GGACACACGAGGATCAATGCCTTCAACTGGTCTAAAGTCCGTAAACTGAGCTTCAAGAGGAAACGTTTCCTCATCAAGCTGAGGCCAGATTTAAAT AGTTCGTACCAGGACACTCTGGAGTTCCTGATGGCGAGCAGAGACTGTTGTAAAGTCTTCTGGAAGATCTGTGTCGAGTACCACGCCTTCTTCCGCCTCTTTGAGGAACCGAAGGCCAAACCCAAGCCTGTGCTCTTCACACGAGGCTCCTCCTTCAGATTCAG CGGTCGCACACAGAAGCaggtgattgatcatgtgaggGAGTCCGAGTTTAAAAAGATCCCGTTTGAAAG GAAACACAGTCGGGTCCAACACAACAGCCGCCTGTCGCCGCTGCCTTCTCCGCGTCACCATGAAGTGCCAACAGAA aggGGTCCTCCTCCCATGGACAGAGTCGACCCTCCTCCTCAGCGTCACTGGAAAGAGTCGGTGTTGGTGAGCGCAGAAGATGCCTCACGACCCACCAGGGCGAGCCCCTCCCACCAGACCAACGGCCACGAGGACAGAACGGGGTCGGTGTCCAGGACGGAGGAGACAAGAGGCTCGACGCGACAGATCCACCAAGAACCTCAGAGTACAG CTGTGGCGTCCAACAGTCCCCACCTGTCCGCGTCCTCCGCCCACTCCCACGGCATGGTCAACGGTCAGAAGTCCCTGGAGCTGTGCGGCCACAGTCCCGACGGCCGGCTGCCCTCCCCACTCACCAGTCCGCTGCTCAACGACGCCTGCAGCGTTCGCACCGACGACGAGGACGAGGTTCGGAGGAAG AGGTTTCCAACAGATCGGGCCTATTTCATCGCCAAGGAGCTGCTGACCACAGAGCGAACATATCTGAAGGACCTGGAGGTGATAACTGTG TCTTTTCAGAGTGCCGTGGGTGAGGACGAGGCGACTCCAGACTCTTTGAAGAGCACCGTCCACTCCACCTTCGAGCCGCTGCACAAGTTTCACGCAGGTTTTCTCAAGGAGGTGGAGCAGCGGCTGGCGATGTg GGAAGGACGCTCCAACGCTCACATCAAAGGAGACTATCAGCGCATTGGAGACGTTATGTTGAAGAATCTGCAAGGTTTGAAG CCGCTGACGGCAAACCTGCACAAGCAGTCCGAAGTCCTGTTAGAGCTGGAGAAGGCCAGCAGGGCGTCCCGCAAGGTGGAGGGTCTCTGCAGGGACTTTGAGCTGCAGAAGGTCTGCTACGTCCCCCTGAACGTCTTCATCCTGCGCCCGCTGCATCGCCTCGTTCACTACAAGCAGATCCTGGAGCGCCTGTGCAAACACTACACCGCTACTCACGTGGACTTCAGGGACAGCAGAG ctgctctggctGATGTGTCTGAGGTGGTGGAGCTGCTCCAGGGAAGTTTAATCAAGATGGAGAACTTCCAGAAGCTTCTGGAGTTGAAGAAGGATTTGATTGGCATTGACAATCTTGTTGTTCCTGGTCGG GAGTTCATCAGGTTAGGCTGCCTCAGCAAACTGTCTGGAAAAGGCCTACAGCAACGAATGTTCTTCCTG TTCAACGACGTCATTTTGTACACGAGTCGGGGGATGACGACGACCAATCAGTTCAAAGTGCACGGACAGCTGCCGCTACACGGCATGAAG GTCAGGGAGAGTGAAGACGAGTGGGGCGTTCCTCACGCCTTCACGCTGGTTGGAGAGCGACTGTCGGTGGTGGTGGCAgcaag TTCAgtgaaggagatggagaagtgGATGGACGACATTAAGACGGCAATAGAAATGGCACAAACCAGCAACGGGACCTCATCTGACCTGGTGACCTGCAAACTGACCGACAACA AATGCCCTGAGGACTCCCAGGCCGAGGTGGAGTCCGAGGACGACATGGCCGCCCTGCCGCACGCCGCGCCGGAGAGGCCCACCCCTCACCGTGGTAACACCATGGTGCACGTGTGCTGGCACAGGAACACCAGTGTGTCCATGGTGGACTTTAGCATAGCTGTGGAG AATCAACTGTCTGGAAATTTACTGAGGAAGTTCAAGAACAGCAACGGCTGGCAGAAGCTCTGGGTGGTCTTCACCAACTTCAGCCTGTTTTTCTACAAATCTCACCAG gatGATTATCCACTGGCCAGCCTTCCTCTGCTGGGCTACTCTGTCACCGTCCCCACAGACACTGAAAACATTCACAAGGACTACGTCTTCAAACTGCAGTTCAAGTCCCACGTGTATTACTTCCGAACGGAGAGTGAATATACTTTTGAGAG GTGGATGGAGGTCATCCGCAGCGCCACGGTCCCCTCCAGCCGCGCTCGCTTCCTGAACAACAAGGAGTCTCACCTTCACTGA